AAAAGCGAGTTACATCCATGATGGTCATACCTTCGTTAGAGTTCATTTATCTGTTAGAAGCACTCTTTGTTTGatctcttttctttgtaagtggATTCAGTGACTTTCATTACATCAGCTGGCAGATTTATGAGCTGATAAGTGGGTTTAAGAACGCTTTCCACATTTTTGTGTGACTGGGTTCATGATCTAACAGCTGACTTCATATACATCCATGTCTGTTTTGCTCATCATTTCTGGACATGAGCGACAAGCAGGGCAGACAGTTTGCTCTGGGCGGGATGGGCATGTTGGGCATCTTGGTCGTTTGGAGCTGAACAGCAATGCTTTGCCTCCCACCAGCTGTAAACATGAACCCAGCCATCCAAAGTAGAGCGAGCCAGCTGGATGCAAGCTCAGCTGGGGTGACCTGGGGTTACTGATCTCTTGACTTGGATCTATCCCAAGCCTTTTAAGGTTGTGGGTGTACACTCCTAATGCAATCAGGCTCAGCAGCCCAGCAATCACCACTAGGAGTCCTCCTGAAGCTGCTACCCCTCTTAAAGGTAGATCTGTCCAGCACCGGACCCCAATGCAAGCCAGAACAATGCCAATCCCACACAGAAACAAGGAGGTAAGCACCAAGCCCTGTGCCAGACGAACCCGTGGGTCTCTCTGATATGGACCAGCCACTGGCCAGCACTGCTTCAGCTCAGAGTGCTCCACCTGCAGACAGCTCTCCCACAGGCCATCGGAGCGCAGTAAGAGCAGTGCCTCCAATGACCCAGATCTGGCACCTGTTCCTGGACCTTTCGCTCCAGCTCGAAGGAGAGACCCTGGCCCTGCCATGCTCAGACGTGCTTGACCCTCTCTCCACTGGGGGGTGATAGCAGCAGTGAAGACAAGGACCAATCCCAAAGGGGCAAACACGATTCCCATCACCATGGAGGCTGGAGTGTGCATAGTTTCTactgaaaactttattttctctGGAAAATTGTTCAAGTCTTACAGCTAATTagtttttgtaattatgttgtTCCAACACTGAATGTGCAGTGAGAATTCTCCAAAACACAAACAGGAGAGACTGTTTCTCCAAGCTGCTTGTTAGTCAGATATCAGTGTGGTGTGATTCTGCTGAATCGCATGGATCTACCCttaaaaaatgaagaaagaaagaaagaaagaaagaaagaaagaaagaaagaaagaaagaaagaaagaaagaaagaaacaagacATCACAGTTGCAGCAAAGGTAATCAGAGTAAAAGTAATCAATGATCGTAATAATAAAGGCTCACCCCACACCTCTTCATCCAAACTCTTCTTTTATTTAGTTGCAGACTCTTCATTCTGAATGTCTGAGTAAGAAAGAAAGATTTAGTAGGAAAGTAATGAAGTGCC
This region of Odontesthes bonariensis isolate fOdoBon6 chromosome 17, fOdoBon6.hap1, whole genome shotgun sequence genomic DNA includes:
- the cldn23l gene encoding claudin-23, which encodes MHTPASMVMGIVFAPLGLVLVFTAAITPQWREGQARLSMAGPGSLLRAGAKGPGTGARSGSLEALLLLRSDGLWESCLQVEHSELKQCWPVAGPYQRDPRVRLAQGLVLTSLFLCGIGIVLACIGVRCWTDLPLRGVAASGGLLVVIAGLLSLIALGVYTHNLKRLGIDPSQEISNPRSPQLSLHPAGSLYFGWLGSCLQLVGGKALLFSSKRPRCPTCPSRPEQTVCPACRSCPEMMSKTDMDVYEVSC